Proteins found in one Coffea eugenioides isolate CCC68of chromosome 5, Ceug_1.0, whole genome shotgun sequence genomic segment:
- the LOC113771402 gene encoding zinc finger BED domain-containing protein RICESLEEPER 2-like yields MYSSPFNSFQGSSSSPVMEQNNEDVEQLNYNEERADEMSEEEIEMIEDEGNEGGQKVDGDEGAVQDGLGQLGGVIDVVRERIKYLNNSESRLLEFAKIKKQLQLPSRKLILDCPTRWNSTYLMLASGLEFKDVFPRYANIDPRFHYVPTDFEWMKWKKIKELLNKKALDPYEHIRAMAGSMSAKFDKYWRESNVLLSLGAILDPRYKMFLINHAFPVIYGEDAAPRFMAEIRDILYEFYNEYIDCHIVSHSEQQQRQVVKRRQNEGSSFSSKKASKMTGPAILTGKEKFHMHVSEIDRAPSEKSDLVVYLEESRYACDANANLDVLAWWKGERLRFPILSRMIVDILSVPITTVPSESTFNAGGRVIDDQRASMSVETVQMLLCGNDWIRSLHDLKNKSRISN; encoded by the exons ATGTATAGCTCTCCATTCAACTCATTTCAAGGTTCATCATCAAGTCCTGTGATGGAGCAAAATAATGAAGACGTCGAACAATTGAACTATAACGAAGAAAGAGCTGATGAGATGAGTGAAGAAGAGATAGAAATGATAGAAGATGAGGGCAATGAAGGAGGACAGAAAGTAGATGGAGATGAAGGAGCTG TGCAAGATGGTCTTGGTCAACTTGGTGGTGTGATTGATGTTGTTAGAGAAAGGATAAAGTACTTGAACAATTCTGAATCTAGGCTTCTTGAAtttgctaaaattaaaaaacaGCTTCAGTTGCCCTCTAGAAAGCTAATTTTGGACTGTCCAACAAGGTGGAATAGCACATATTTGATGTTAGCTTCGGGCTTAGAGTTCAAGGATGTCTTTCCAAGATATGCAAACATTGACCCCAGATTTCACTATGTTCCTACTGATTTTGAGTGGATGAAGTGGAAGAA GATTAAAGAGCTTTTAAATAAAAAAGCTCTTGACCCTTATGAGCATATTCGAGCTATGGCTGGAAGTATGTCTGCTAAATTTGATAAGTATTGGAGGGAAAGTAATGTGCTGCTATCTTTGGGTGCAATTTTGGATCCGAGATACAAAATGTTTCTTATTAATCATGCTTTTCCGGTGATTTATGGTGAGGATGCAGCTCCTAGATTCATGGCTGAGATTAGAGACATTCTTTATGAGTTTTACAATGAATATATTGATTGTCACATTGTTTCCCATTCTGAACAACAACAGAGGCAGGTTGTAAAAAGGAGACAAAATGAAGGTTCTAGTTTTTCTAGTAAGAAAGCTAGTAAAATGACTGGACCAGCCATTTTAACTGGTAAAGAAAAGTTTCACATGCATGTGAGTGAAATTGACAGGGCTCCATCagaaaaatcagatttggttgtTTATTTAGAGGAAAGTAGGTATGCTTGTGATGCAAATGCGAATCTGGATGTTTTGGCTTGGTGGAAAGGGGAAAGATTGAGATTTCCTATCTTGTCGAGGATGATTGTCGATATACTCTCCGTTCCTATTACAACTGTGCCTTCAGAATCTACCTTCAACGCCGGAGGTAGAGTAATTGATGATCAACGAGCTTCTATGTCAGTTGAGACAGTGCAAATGTTGCTTTGCGGCAACGATTGGATCCGCAGTCTTCATGACCTAAAGAATAAGTCTCGCATAAGTAATTGA